One genomic region from Podarcis raffonei isolate rPodRaf1 chromosome Z, rPodRaf1.pri, whole genome shotgun sequence encodes:
- the CZH9orf78 gene encoding splicing factor C9orf78 homolog, which translates to MPAGKAFRRRKVDSDEDDEDAQVTEEVRLKLEEAKEVQSLRRRPNGVSAAALLVGEKLQEETTLADDPFKIKTGGMVDMKKLKERGKERISEEEDLNLGTSFSAETNRRDEDADMMKYIETELKKRKGIVENEEQKVKQKNAEDCLYELPESIRVSSAKKTEEMLSNQMLSGIPEVDLGIEAKIKNIISTEEAKARLLAEQQNKKKDSETSFVPTNMAVNYVQHNRFYHEELNAPVRRNKEEPKARPLRVGDTEKPEPERSPPNRKRPPNEKATDDYHYEKFKKMNRRY; encoded by the exons ATGCCTGCGGGGAAGGCTTTCCGCCGGAGGAAGGTGGACTCTGACGAGGATGACGAGGATGCGCAGGTCACCGAGGAAGTCCG gctAAAACTAGAGGAAGCAAAAGAAGTGCAGAGTCTAAGGAGGAGGCCAAATGGAGTCAG TGCGGCTGCTCTGCTCGTGGGAGAGAAATTACAAGAAGAAACCACCCTGGCG GATGATCCCTTTAAAATAAAGACCGGTGGAATGGTGGACATGAAGAAACTGAAAGAACGGGGCAAGGAGAG GATCAGCGAAGAAGAGGACCTCAACCTTGGGACTTCTTTTTCCGCAGAGACCAACAGGAGGGATGAAGATGCTGATAT GATGAAGTACATTGAAACTgagctgaagaaaaggaagggaattGTGGAAAATGAGGAGCAGAAAGTGAAGCAGAAGAATGCCGAAGACTGTCTGTATGAGCTGCCTGAGAGCATTCGGGTCTCTTCAGCTAAGAAGACTGAGGAGATGCTGTCCAATCAGATGCTGAGTGGCATTCCAGAGGTGGACCTTGGAATTGA aGCTAAGATCAAAAACATCATTTCCACCGAGGAGGCCAAAGCACGATTGCTGGCTGAGCAGCAGAACAAAAAGAAAGACAGCGAAACCTCCTTTGTCCCAACAAACATGGCCGTCAACTACGTCCAGCACAACAGAT TTTATCATGAAGAGCTGAATGCACCCGTACGGAGAAACAAAGAAGAACCCAAAGCCCGTCCCCTCAGGGTGGGAGATACCGAGAAACCAGAACCTGAGA GGTCCCCACCAAATCGCAAACGCCCCCCAAATGAGAAAGCAACCGACGACTATCACTATGAGAAGTTCAAGAAGATGAACCGGCGGTACTGA